A window of Candidatus Eremiobacteraceae bacterium genomic DNA:
CGAAGAGGAACGGCGCCGGGAAGCCGTAGCGGGCGTACAGCGGCGCGCCGATCAGCGGGCCGAAGATCATCCCCATACCGAACGCGGCCCAGACCAGCCCAAAGGCGCGCGAGCGGAGCGCAGGCTCGACCTTATCTGCGACGTACGCCTGCGTGACGCTGATGTTGCCGCCCGACGCGCCTTCGACGATGCGCGCCACGAAGACCATGGGGAGCGACTGCGCCAACGCCATCATGACCCAGCCGATCGTCGCGCCTACCTGCGACACCATCAAGACCGCTTTGCGGCCGATGAGGTCGCTGATCCGTCCCCACACGAAGCCGCCCAAGAACTGAAAGGCGGAGTAGGCCGAGAACAGGAGCCCCGCCTGGAGGTCCGTCGCCCCGAAATGTTTGCCGAAGATCGGCACGATCGGTATCAGTATGCTGAAACCGAAGATGTCGATGAACGTGATGCCGAGGATCGGCAGCAGGCGCAAGACGAGATTCACGCGCGGTTCTTTCGCTTCGGCGATGAGCGGCGACCTCCACGAAGACTGAGGGCGCGACGGGCACCTGCCCTAAGGAGCAGGAAAATCCGGACGTGCATCCCGCTCGCTAGAGGAGACGAGGAAGCGCCGTCCGCATCCGCGCCCCGATGGGCGAAAACGATCACGGTCGTCCGGAGCGGCGCTCGCACAAACGCGATCACCTCGGCGGACCCGATGTGTCTTGGACCTTCGAGGCGCTCTATAACTCGCCGTCGGAGTGGAACGTCACCGCCCGCTGGATGGACTATTCGCCCGACACGAGTCCGCCGTACGACATCCTCGACGCGATGCTCATCGCGGACGAGGTGCGTTGGCGCGCCGCCGAGCTCATCGCCCTATTGCATCTGAAGTTGAGGACGCCTGAGCAGGTGCGCCGCGCGCTAACGCTTGCGGATTGCATGCGCTGGATCTCAAAGGCGCTCGACCCGCCGCGCTACGGGAAGCGTCCGAACGGCACGCCCGAGATACCGACCGAGACGAAGACGCAGTGCCTGCGCGTCGCCGACATGAGCGACCGGGTCAATACGGCGCTGCGCCGCGCGACGAACACGGCGTGCGAGCTCGACGATGCCGTCGCGCACGCGCACATCAGCGCCTTGAGCGAGATCGGCGAGATCGCCCGAACGCTTTATATGCGGTGGTATCACGAAGCCGGATACGGTCGTTCCTGAGCGCGCCGATCGGCGCCGCTTCGATACATTCATATAGCCTGTGACGGAGCGCACTGCGCGCCGACGGCGACCAATTCCAACCTCGCGTCGCAATGAGCTGTAACGAACGGGTCTTCGCGCATATCCTATCGACAAGAACGCTCGATTTGGAGAAGACGAAGATGAGCCACATCGCCTACGCAGCCGCCGCCTCGATCGCTTTCGTAGCGACGTATAGCCTGAGCCCGCTCGTCGCGGTCGGCATCGCGGCCGTCGGCGCCGCCGTCATCACGGGCATGATCGCCGTCGCTCTCCGTCAAGCTGAATTGCGCGAGATCGAGCATGTCATGAACATCATCGATGCGTGCTCGGTAGCGGATCACCAAGGCGTCGAGCCGCTGCGCCTCGTCTCGTAGTCCTTCGGAGGAGCATCCGTGCTCCGGACAGGTCATCTCGGCGCGGACCGCTCACTTGGCGGTCCGCTCGATTTTCTCGGCCAAGCGCCGGGAATGCTCGCCGCCTGCGCGAATCGCGCGGTAGTGACCGCAACGCGACCACCCGCGCTCGCCGCCATCTCGATCTTATCGATCCTCATCCTTTCGGTGACCGGCCTCGCACCCGAGATGTCCGCGCAGCAGCCGCGGACGATCAACGTAACGTTGAGCGGAGCGACGCCGAGCGTCCTCCGCGTCGACGCCGACACGTTGTTCCACACCGTCGCCTCCGACTTTTTCCTCCAAGACGACGGCGAGATGTACGTCCAGACGGGCGATATTCCGGCGATGTGGCTGCGCGACTCGTCAGCGCAGACGTATCCGTACGTGCGCTTCGCCAACGAGATCCCGGCGTTCAGGCCGATCATCCGAGCCGTCATCGAGCGCAACGCGCGCAACGTCCTCACGGATCCGCACGCGAACGCGTTCACCGCCGGGTTCAAGGTGTGGGAAGGGAAGTGGGAGCCCGACTCGCTCGGCTATCCCGTGACGCTCGCCTACGCTTACTGGACGAAGACCCATGACCGGGCGATCTTCACGCCACACGAGCGCTGGGCGCTCGAGCACACGCTTGCGACGTACGAGTGCGAGATCCATCACGAAGCGTGCTCGGATTACCGCTCCCGCTATCTGCCGAACCACGGCGCGGGCGCTGCTTACGCGGAGACCGGGATGGTCTGGGGCGCGTTCCGCCCATCTGACGATCGCGTCAAATATCCGTTCAACATCCCGCAGAACATGTTCGTTTCGGTCGCCCTCGAGGAGATAGGCGAGCTCGCGATCGCCGGCTTCGGCGATCCGCACATGGCGACGATCGCGATGGATCTTTCGAACAGCGTTCGCGCGGGCATCGAGCGCTACGGCGTCATCTACGACTTCAATCACGGCTGGATGTACGCGTACGAGGTCGACGGCCTTGGCGGCTTCGAGCTGATGGACGATGCGAATCTGCCGAATCTCGTCTCGGCCCCGCTTTGGGAATACGTCTCGCCGTTCGACCCCGTATACGAGAACACGCGCGCCTTCGCGCTTTCGAGCAGCAACCCGTACTACTACACCGGACGCTTCGCGACCGGCCTTGGCAGCCCGCACACGCCGACCGGTTGGGTTTGGCCGCTCGGGCTGATCGGCCAGGCGTTGACGTCTCGAAGCCGGCCCGAGGTGACCGCGCTCATCAAGATGATCGAGTCCACCCGAAGCACCGACGGGTTGATCCACGAGAGCTTCGACCCCGACGACCCCGCGCGATTCACGCGCTCGGAGTTCGGCTGGGGCAACGCTTCGTACGCCGAGCTCCTATTCAGAAGCGTCGGTGGCGTTCCGCCGCAGCCGTCGCACGTCGATCTCTTCCCCCACGTCCTCCCGCACTTCGTGCCGCCGATCGTCGTCGACTCGTTCACCGATCAACTCTCCGTACAAGGAACGCTTATCGAAGCGCTCCGACAAAGCGTCCTCTAAAAAGGGAGCGGTCGAGATTTATCTCGACCGCCGCGGTCTTGCCTAAGTGATAAGGGGAGCGGTCGAGATTTATCTCGACCGCCGCGGTCTTGCCCAAGTAAAAGGAGCGGTCGAGATTTATCTCGACCGCCGCGGTCTGTCGTGATAGGTCGTCTTCGGTCGAGCTAAAGCTCGACCGCTACATTTTCGTCGCCAAGGCGCGGTCGTCTTCGGTCGAGCTAAGGCTCGACCGCTGCATTTTGTCGCCAAGGCGCGGTCGTCTTCGGTCGAGATAAAGCTCGACCGCTCCCCTCCGGCTCAATGCGAGGTCGTCTTCGGTCGAGCTAAAGCTCGACCGCTACATATCGGGAGGGGCGGTTTTTGGATTCCATTGATGCTCGGTTTCGCCGAGCACATGATTGACCCAGCGCGCCCACACGAAGAGCGCGTCAGAGAGCCGGTTGACGTAGCGCATGACGACCGGCTCGATCGGTTCGTCGGCGGCGAGCTGCACGAGTGACCGCTCGGCGCGACGGCATACCGTCCGCGCGAGATGAAGGAATCCACCAGCGTAGGATCCGCCCGGATGGATGAAGGTGCTCAAGGGTTCGAGATCGCGCTGCATTCTGTCGATCGCCGTCTCGAGCGCGTCGACGTAGCTCTGATCGATCCGCGGCATGCCTTCGCGGCGGTCCTTCGGCAACGTCGCGAGGTCGCTGCCGAGATTGAACAATGCGTCTTGCGTCCAGGCGAGAAGCGAGTCGAGGAATGCCGTTCGTTCGTCTACAGGCCTATCGGCGAGGGCGCGTCGCGCCAGGCCGATGACGCTCGAACACTCATCCACAGCGCCAAAACACGCGATTCTCGGATCGCTCTTCGCGACGCGCTGACCGCCGACGAGTCCGGTCGTGCCGTCGTCGCCGCTCCGGGTGTAAATGCGAGTGACGCGCGCCATGCGCGGTCGTTCGCTGGAACGAAAAGGAGGTCCGCTTCGTACTCTTCAACAGGAAAAGCCATGATTCTCGCGACGTTTATCGCCGCCGCGCTTTTGTCCGCAACCAGCGCGGCGCCGACGCCCACGACCACGCCATTCCCAGCGCCGGTTCGCTTGCCGTTCGGCGGCAGGCCCGTCGCGACGCCGACGCCTGCAGCGCTCCCGTCGGTCGCCGCGCTCACCAACGATCAGATGCGCAAGATCGATCAGATCGCCATCCAATCGCTGCAGGCCCAAGCGGTCGGCGGCATATCGCTCGCGGTCGTGCGTGACGGGCGCGTCGTCTATTCGCGCGGTTACGGACTCTCGTCGGTCGAGCTGCAACAGACGATGCGCGACGCGTCGCTTTTCCAAGTCGGCTCGATCACGAAAGAGTTCACGGCAGCCGTCATCCTGTCGCTCGTCGAGGACGGGCGGCTCACGCTCGACACTCCGCTCGCGAAATTCGTGCCGGACTTCCCACGCGCGAAGGACATCACCGTTCGCGATCTTCTTTCCATGCGCTCCGGCATTCCCGACTACACCGATCAGCCGACCTTCGCCAAAGCGGCATTCACCCCGACGACGCCCGACGCGATTATCGCGACCGTGAAGCAGCTGCCGCTTGATTTCGATCCAGGCACCCAGTGGGAATACAGCAATACGAACTACGTGCTTCTCGGGATGATCATCGAGAAGGCCGACGGGTCGTCGTACGTCGACGAGCTCTTCACGAAGATCGTCAAGCCGCTCAACATGCTCGTCACGACGTACGGCAATGCGGGCGCTTCATCGCCGGACATGGCGACCGGCTACATCTTGCAAGGCGACCGCATGCGCCCTGACAAGCCGTGGGACCTCGATTGGGCGTACTCCGCGGGCGGCGTCGTGTCGAACGTCCTCGATCTTGCCGTCTGGGATACCGCGCTCTTGAAGGGCAAAGTGATCAACGACGCAGACTTGCGCCAGATGTGGAGCCCGACGATCTTGAGCGACGGCACAAGCGTGCCTTACGGATACGGCTGGACGATCGAATCGCTCTACGGCCACCGCGAGATCGACACGAATGGCGGTCTACCGGGATACAACGGCCGCAACGCGACCTTCCCGAACGATGGCTTCGACGTCGTCGTGCTCGGCAATTCGCAGTCGTTCGACGCGGGGCCGATCGTGCGTCAGATCTTCGCGATGTTCTTCCCGCCGACGCCGGCGCAGATCGCGGCCGAGCAGTCCGGCGATTCGGCCGCTGCGACGCGCTCGCGCTACATCTTCCGCCAGCTCCAAGCGGGAACGTTGAGCGGAAGTCAGCTGCGCCCAGAGGCGGCAAAACGCCTGACGCCCTCGTTGCTCTCGCAGGCGAAATCGCAACTCGGCAAGCTCGGCGCGCCCGTGAAATTCGAACAGACCGACAAGTACCTGCTCGGGACGCAGACGGTCTATACCTATAGCGTGACGTTCAAGCAGGGGGCGATCGGCTTCGTCGTCGCGCTCGATGCCGCCGGCAAGGTCGGTTCGCTCACGGTCGAGCCGATATGACGTTCGCGGCGCTCGCGGTCGCAGCAGCGATCACGGCCGCCCAAAGCCACGCGATCGACGGACTCGTCAAGAAAACTCTTGCGAGCGAGCACATCGCCGGCGCGACGGTCGCCGTCTCGGTGCGCGGCAAGATCGCGTTCGAAAGCGGCTACGGATTCGCCGACATCGGATCGAAAAAACGCGCCGCTATCGACACCGCGTATCCGATCGGCTCGATCACCAAACAGTTCACCGCCGCGTGCATCCTGCTGCTCGCGCAAGACAAGAAGCTCTCTCTCGACGACCCGATATCGCAATACGTCCCTGGCCTGCCGTGGGGCGAACGCGTGACCCTGCGGCATCTGCTCGACCAGGAATCCGGCGTCGTCGATTTTCGGCTCGGGTCGATCGACACATCATCGCGGCTGTCGCACGACGAGGTCGTCGCACGGCTCGCGAAAACCGATCTGCTCTTCCCGCCCGGTTCGCGCTACGAGTATTCCAACTCGAACTACTATCTGCTCGGCCTCGTCGTCGAAAAGGTCTCCGGGCAGACGTATCCGGCATTCCTCGATTCGAGAGTTCTCAAGCGCGTCGGTCTCGCCGCGACGTTCTACAATGACGGCACGCGGACCGATGCGCCGCTCGCGTCCGGCTACACGGCGACATCGAACGGGCCTCAACCCGTCGCGGCGGAAAGCGCCGATTGGGGTTATGCCGCCGGATCGATCGCGAGCACCGTCGCGGATCTGGCGAGCTGGGACGACGCATTGCGGGTGCCCGGGCTTCTCGATGCCGGATCGCTGCGCGAGATGTTCACCGCGGGTATCCTCGATAGCGGCGCGGCGACCGACTACGCGTTCGGATGGGTCGCCGTCAGGCACAATGGCCGTCGACTGTTCTGGCACAACGGCGAAGTGGCCGGCTTTCACGCGATGAATGCGGCCTTCCCCGACGATCGGACCGACGTCATCGTCCTGACGAACACCGGCAACACGTTCGCGGCAGATCGTCTCGCGCTCCAGATATTCGACGTCGTCCACCCGTTTGCGCCGTCGAGCGCTGATCTTGCCGCCGTCAACCGCGCGCGCGAGTGGATCGGCCGGATCTCGCGCGGCGACATCGACCGCACGCAGCTCACCGATCAGATGAGCGCGGTCATGACGGACGACATCGTCCGATCGGCCGGCGCGCAGTTGCGCGCGCTCGGCGTTTTGAAGAGCATAAAAGAAACCGGTGTCGACGAGGACGCGAGCGGCCGCAGCTACGGCTTCGACGCGACGTTCGCGAAGCGTGGGATCCACTTGATCATGGGTATCGACGCTTCGGGAAAGATCTCCGCGCTCTCGATCGGCCTCTAGCTCGCGGCCTGCCAGCCCGCGCACGCCCGACATTCCTCGTACGTCGTCGAGAGGAATTCGCGCAGCGCCGCCACCGGATCCGCCGCCGTCCGAACGACGTCGAACGGCAACAGGAACAACCCGATCTGCTCGTTCCATGCAGCGCCGCTCGGTCCGATGACGCGGCGCTCGATGCCTTCGGGTTTCGGGTAGACGTACGCGCCGAAGGCCGGCGCCGGATAACGGAAATCGCCGGGCCAGTATCCCGCGTAGATCTCTTCGACATCCATCGCGATCTGCATCATGCGGCTCGCCCCGGGCGGCGGTGCCGCGGTCTTGCCCGAATAGCGCGTGTATGCGAGGTCGAAACCTCCCCAGAAGAATTGCACCGGCGTATGACGGCCTTCGAACGGCGCCCGGTGTTCTTTTATCACGGTGTCGGCGAACGAGAGCTGGCGGAAGAAACGTGTGACAGCGCCGGCGTCGTACGACGAGTGGACGTCGTCCTTGTCGAACGCGATCGGGTCGACCACTTCTTGCGGGATCGGGTTGATGTCGACGATGATGTCGATCGCTTCGAGCAGCGCGAAGAGATCCTCGTAAAAGGAAGCGACGGTGCGCGGCTCGAGTTTCAACGACCGCTCGCGGCCGTCGCTCGACCGGAGCTGCAGCTCGTGCGCGACGAAATCGACGTCGATCTGGAACGTCCTGTCGCGGTACGGCACCGGACCGGTCGTGAGGCCGCGCGAGGTCACGAACAGCGTGACGTGCGCCCACTCGGGCTCCGGCGGCGACAGCGCTATCTTGAGCTTGCCGATCATCTGCATGTAGAGCTGAAGCGTGTCTTTCGTCGCGCGCCACTCTTCGAGCGGCAGGGCCGGCAGGGCCGGCGCGATCACCACATTATCTCGTCGATGTAGCACCACTTCCAATCCTCTCCAGGCTCGAATGACGCCATGATCGGATGGTTGCTCGACCTGAAATGCTTCGTCGCATGTTTGTTCTTCGACTGATCGCAGCAGCCCACGTGCCCGCACGTCAGGCACTCGCGCAGGTGCAGCCAATCGTCGCCAATCTTCAAGCAATCTTCGCAGCCGCGCGAGCTCGGGGTGACGTCGCGGATGCTATCGAGGTGGGTGCACTGCGCCATGCCGTTGCCTTCCATCGGACGTGGGGACGGCGGCGCTTGGGCGGGCGGGCGGCATTATCCCGCCGCACGGGGTGGTCGACGCTCGGTCGCTAGTAGGCGAATTCCGTGACCGCGTCGGGGGTCGGCCCCGACACGAATCCGACGCGCGTCTTCGGGTTGACCTGGAGCTCGGGCGTCACGCCGAACGCCACGAAACCGGTTATCGACTTCTTCAAGTTTCCTTGCTCGTCGTAGATGTCGACGACACTGCCGGACGGACCGACCGTGCCGTTCGGCTGCGCGACCAGGAACAGGTGGTGGATGGGATCGACCACCACGGCCTCCCCCGAATTGAACTGGTTGCCCTCCGAGCCGGGCAATTGCACGGCGATGCCCGACCCAGTCGACAGGTCGTAGAACTCCACCGACGCGTCGAGCTCGGTCGTCGTGCACGCGATCCCGTTTGCCGCGTCGACCGCGATGCCGTTGACGAAGCCCGAATTGAACGGCGGGATAGGCACGCCTTGGAATCCCTTCACGTGGCCAGTCGTCAGATCGACCATCTCGATGTCGGGAACCGAGCCCCCCACCGTGCCGCCGTCAGGCGATAGTCCGAAGATCGCTTGCCCGGACCAGACGTCTTGCGCAAGCTGCAGCCCGCTGTTCAAGGCGAAGAGCGTGGGGTCGAGATGGAAGACGTGCCCGAACGTGTTCGCGGCGACGTCCGATGTGAAGATCAGCGGCGCGCCGGACTTCGTGGTCCCGAAGATGACCGCTTGCGGCGTCGATTGATGATCGTCGGCGGTCTGTTGGATGAGCAGGTTCGCGCGATTCGGCGGCGTCCACGTCGTCGTGAACGCTTGCCCCGTCACCGGGTTCAAGACGTGGAACGTACGTCTGATTTGCAGGAAGCCTAGGACGTGCTCGTGCTCGATGAGGCCGGCGTCGCCTCCGAAGATCCCGAGATCGACGAAGTCGTCCATCGTGTTCGTGCGCGCGACGACCTTAGTGATCGTGGCCGTCGACTGGCTGAACGTTTCGACCGATGACTTGACGTTGCCGCCCGACACCGTTTCCGAAGACGCCAGCAGTCCATCGTCGCCGTTCAGATCGATCGAGAATCCGAACACCTGTCCTCCGTCTGCCGTATGGAGTACCTTGCCGGCGGTGAAGCCCGATTCTGTCATGCGTCCGAGCGCGGAGGGGACGAACTCCGGCAGTGCGATACGGGCCTGGTTCGCGAACGATGCCCCGGTCGACGCCGTCGCGCATACCAGCGCGACAAGACCGCAGGCGAGTCGAATCATAGGGTTCGGCATGAGACTCAAGGCGAATACCTCCGGCTTTAGAGCTTAGGGGCTCGCCGTGAAAAGCGCATGAAGGCGCGAGCCCTCCTCTTCTAGCCGACGCTACTTGATGAGCCCGAGTTCGCGTCCGACCTTTTTGAACGCGGCAAGCGCCTTGTCGAGATGCGATTGCTCGAGCGCCGCACTCATCTGGACGCGGATGCGGGCAGAACCTTCGGGCACGACCGGGAAGCCGAAGCCCGTGACGAAGACGCCTTCTTTGAGCAGCATGTCGCTCATCTTGATCGCGAACGCCGTCTCGCCGACGATGATCGGGATGATAGCGCTGTCGCCGTCGAGCGGCTTGAAACCGAGCGACGCAAGTCCGGCGCGGAAATATTTTATGTTCTGGCGCTGTTTGGCGAGCAGGCCCGGATTCGCATCGAGCTCGCGGATCGCTGCGAGCGCGCTCGATGCGACGGTCGCAGGCAGCGCGTTCGAGAAGAGCATCGGCCGCGATTTCTGGATGAGCGTATCGATGAGCGCCGCAGAACCGGCGACAAAGCCGCCCGCGGCCCCGCCCAATGCTTTGCCGAGAGTTCCGGTGATGATGTCGATCTGGCCGGTCAGCCCGTGGTGTTCGATCGTGCCCCGGCCGGTCGCGCCCATGACCCCTGTGCCATGGCTGTCGTCGACGATCGTCACGCCGTTATAGCGCTTCGCGAGCGCGACGATCTCGGGAAGTTTCGCGAGGTCGCCTTCCATCGAGAAGACGCCGTCGGTGATGATGAACTTCGGCATGTCCGGCGGCAGCGCAGCGAGCTTGCTCTCGAGGTCGGCCATGTCGGCATGGCGGTAGCGAAGTCGCTGCGATTGCGTCGCCATGCGGCAGCCGTCGATGATCGATGCGTGGTTCAGCTCGTCCGAGACGATCGCGGTCCCCTCGACGGCGATCGTCGGGATGAGGCCCGTGTTCGCGTTCCAGCACGAGACGTACGTCAGGGCGTTTTCGGTGCCGAGGAATGACGCGATTTTGTCCTCGAGCTCGCGATGGATCGAAAGCGTTCCGCAGATGAAGCGCACGCTCGCCGTGCCGGCGCCGAATCGCTTGAGGCCCTCGATCCCAGCGGCGACGACTTTGGGATCGTCCGCTAGCCCGAGATAATTGTTGCTCGAGAGGACGACGGCGTCACCCGCCTCCTCCATATGTACGGTCGCTTCCATCGGCGTCGTGATGTGACGGAGCACCTTGAGCGTGCCTGCCGAGCGCAACGATTCGAGATCCGCCTTCAGCTTGCGGTCGTACGACTGGTTCATGATGCGATGTCCATGACGATCTTCGCTGCCTTGCCGTCTTGCAAGAGGTTGAAGCATTCCTCGAAGCGTTCGAACGGCAAGACGTGCGTGATGATCGGCCCGAGGTCGACGCGGCCGGAGACGACGAGCGCCTGCGTCTGGTACCACGTCTCGAACATCTTGCGCCCGTTGATGCCGAGGACGGTCAATCCCTTGAAGATGATGTTCTCGGCGAGGTTGACGCTGACGTTGTCCGATGGAAGTCCGAGCAGCGCAG
This region includes:
- a CDS encoding glycoside hydrolase family 125 protein; its protein translation is MTATRPPALAAISILSILILSVTGLAPEMSAQQPRTINVTLSGATPSVLRVDADTLFHTVASDFFLQDDGEMYVQTGDIPAMWLRDSSAQTYPYVRFANEIPAFRPIIRAVIERNARNVLTDPHANAFTAGFKVWEGKWEPDSLGYPVTLAYAYWTKTHDRAIFTPHERWALEHTLATYECEIHHEACSDYRSRYLPNHGAGAAYAETGMVWGAFRPSDDRVKYPFNIPQNMFVSVALEEIGELAIAGFGDPHMATIAMDLSNSVRAGIERYGVIYDFNHGWMYAYEVDGLGGFELMDDANLPNLVSAPLWEYVSPFDPVYENTRAFALSSSNPYYYTGRFATGLGSPHTPTGWVWPLGLIGQALTSRSRPEVTALIKMIESTRSTDGLIHESFDPDDPARFTRSEFGWGNASYAELLFRSVGGVPPQPSHVDLFPHVLPHFVPPIVVDSFTDQLSVQGTLIEALRQSVL
- a CDS encoding cob(I)yrinic acid a,c-diamide adenosyltransferase, with translation MARVTRIYTRSGDDGTTGLVGGQRVAKSDPRIACFGAVDECSSVIGLARRALADRPVDERTAFLDSLLAWTQDALFNLGSDLATLPKDRREGMPRIDQSYVDALETAIDRMQRDLEPLSTFIHPGGSYAGGFLHLARTVCRRAERSLVQLAADEPIEPVVMRYVNRLSDALFVWARWVNHVLGETEHQWNPKTAPPDM
- a CDS encoding serine hydrolase domain-containing protein: MILATFIAAALLSATSAAPTPTTTPFPAPVRLPFGGRPVATPTPAALPSVAALTNDQMRKIDQIAIQSLQAQAVGGISLAVVRDGRVVYSRGYGLSSVELQQTMRDASLFQVGSITKEFTAAVILSLVEDGRLTLDTPLAKFVPDFPRAKDITVRDLLSMRSGIPDYTDQPTFAKAAFTPTTPDAIIATVKQLPLDFDPGTQWEYSNTNYVLLGMIIEKADGSSYVDELFTKIVKPLNMLVTTYGNAGASSPDMATGYILQGDRMRPDKPWDLDWAYSAGGVVSNVLDLAVWDTALLKGKVINDADLRQMWSPTILSDGTSVPYGYGWTIESLYGHREIDTNGGLPGYNGRNATFPNDGFDVVVLGNSQSFDAGPIVRQIFAMFFPPTPAQIAAEQSGDSAAATRSRYIFRQLQAGTLSGSQLRPEAAKRLTPSLLSQAKSQLGKLGAPVKFEQTDKYLLGTQTVYTYSVTFKQGAIGFVVALDAAGKVGSLTVEPI
- a CDS encoding serine hydrolase, producing MTFAALAVAAAITAAQSHAIDGLVKKTLASEHIAGATVAVSVRGKIAFESGYGFADIGSKKRAAIDTAYPIGSITKQFTAACILLLAQDKKLSLDDPISQYVPGLPWGERVTLRHLLDQESGVVDFRLGSIDTSSRLSHDEVVARLAKTDLLFPPGSRYEYSNSNYYLLGLVVEKVSGQTYPAFLDSRVLKRVGLAATFYNDGTRTDAPLASGYTATSNGPQPVAAESADWGYAAGSIASTVADLASWDDALRVPGLLDAGSLREMFTAGILDSGAATDYAFGWVAVRHNGRRLFWHNGEVAGFHAMNAAFPDDRTDVIVLTNTGNTFAADRLALQIFDVVHPFAPSSADLAAVNRAREWIGRISRGDIDRTQLTDQMSAVMTDDIVRSAGAQLRALGVLKSIKETGVDEDASGRSYGFDATFAKRGIHLIMGIDASGKISALSIGL
- a CDS encoding DUF5996 family protein — protein: MIAPALPALPLEEWRATKDTLQLYMQMIGKLKIALSPPEPEWAHVTLFVTSRGLTTGPVPYRDRTFQIDVDFVAHELQLRSSDGRERSLKLEPRTVASFYEDLFALLEAIDIIVDINPIPQEVVDPIAFDKDDVHSSYDAGAVTRFFRQLSFADTVIKEHRAPFEGRHTPVQFFWGGFDLAYTRYSGKTAAPPPGASRMMQIAMDVEEIYAGYWPGDFRYPAPAFGAYVYPKPEGIERRVIGPSGAAWNEQIGLFLLPFDVVRTAADPVAALREFLSTTYEECRACAGWQAAS
- a CDS encoding UBP-type zinc finger domain-containing protein, which codes for MAQCTHLDSIRDVTPSSRGCEDCLKIGDDWLHLRECLTCGHVGCCDQSKNKHATKHFRSSNHPIMASFEPGEDWKWCYIDEIMW
- a CDS encoding glycine C-acetyltransferase, producing the protein MLQPLARRQGSEDRHGHRIMNQSYDRKLKADLESLRSAGTLKVLRHITTPMEATVHMEEAGDAVVLSSNNYLGLADDPKVVAAGIEGLKRFGAGTASVRFICGTLSIHRELEDKIASFLGTENALTYVSCWNANTGLIPTIAVEGTAIVSDELNHASIIDGCRMATQSQRLRYRHADMADLESKLAALPPDMPKFIITDGVFSMEGDLAKLPEIVALAKRYNGVTIVDDSHGTGVMGATGRGTIEHHGLTGQIDIITGTLGKALGGAAGGFVAGSAALIDTLIQKSRPMLFSNALPATVASSALAAIRELDANPGLLAKQRQNIKYFRAGLASLGFKPLDGDSAIIPIIVGETAFAIKMSDMLLKEGVFVTGFGFPVVPEGSARIRVQMSAALEQSHLDKALAAFKKVGRELGLIK